A window of the Ostrea edulis chromosome 1, xbOstEdul1.1, whole genome shotgun sequence genome harbors these coding sequences:
- the LOC125649471 gene encoding sodium-dependent glucose transporter 1B-like: MSPVEKREPAPDPTGPSTIQKVVKTVFLVSVWICLGLYLEITGPTLKDLKLRANLDYEDVSRAVSGRSIGFFIGAALGGFLVDKLDPYCDLMVALCLDLGATATIIAPYSQNISLMWFLFVMQGTFEGIINIAGQKLVLEIWQEKAASPLFLLHFGFGVGSFIVPQIANPFLAVPKPTAAPNSTNITTAVPVITTEVTEYLRGSKIEWAYLIVALITIGVSLVFYFYQFCGKWSRNRQANRLKQDTDDQPTFREIIDPATCANGKRLFGVQVFGLLFLFFFIATGGERVYGKFIRSFAIDHAKLDGDEASLLNSSFWISFAIGRFAGFVAAKWISIRIILLIEGTGALVSAILLNIFGDDSSTMLWILTQPMAFFIAPCFPSGVGWADFHIHLSGLGITFLLLGGALGGVCFMWVIGHVYESNGPLSFFYVIQAYGILLCALVFILHFSTWGKGHRFKDQVKEVVEVVDIKAVKLNFDEKSDKEKNNKQCN; this comes from the exons GGTCTGTACTTGGAAATCACGGGTCCAACTCTGAAAGACTTGAAACTCCGTGCTAACCTAGATTATGAGGACGTGTCGAGAGCCGTTTCCGGTCGAAGCATTGGCTTCTTCATAGGGGCCGCATTAGGAGGATTCCTCGTCGATAAACTGGACCCATACTGCGATCTTATGGTGGCTCTCTGTCTGGATCTTGGAGCAACCGCGACCATCATAGCTCCATATTCCCAAAATATCAGCCTTATGTGGTTTCTCTTTGTAATGCAAGGGACATTTGAAGGGATAATAAACATCG CTGGTCAAAAACTTGTCCTGGAAATCTGGCAAGAGAAAGCAGCATCCCCACTTTTTCTTTTGCACTTTGGATTCGGGGTAGGCTCTTTCATCGTTCCACAGATAGCAAACCCATTTCTAGCCGTCCCTAAACCCACCGCCGCACCAAATTCCACTAATATCACCACAGCAGTTCCGGTAATCACAACGGAAGTGACGGAATACCTCCGAGGATCCAAAATTGAGTGGGCGTATCTGATCGTAGCTTTAATTACTATTGGGGTATCTctcgtgttttatttttaccagTTCTGTGGTAAATGGTCAAGAAATCGACAGGCTAATAGATTGAAACAAGATACAGATGATCAGCCAACCTTTCGCGAAATCATCGATCCTGCGACGTGTGCTAATGGAAAACGTCTGTTTGGTGTGCAAGTTTTTGGACTgctgtttcttttcttttttattgctACTGGAGGCGAACGCGTATACGGTAAATTCATCCGCAGTTTTGCAATAGATCATGCCAAATTAGACGGCGATGAGGCCTCACTGTTGAACAGCTCCTTTTGGATCAGTTTTGCTATTGGAAGGTTTGCAGGATTCGTTGCTGCTAAATGGATTTCAATTCGAATCATTCTTCTGATCGAGGGAACAGGTGCGCTAGTTTCGGCGATATTATTAAACATTTTCGGCGATGACAGTTCCACAATGCTATGGATTCTGACCCAGCCTATGGCGTTCTTCATTGCTCCGTGCTTTCCCTCGGGTGTTGGGTGGGCCGATTTTCACATCCACTTGTCTGGTCTCGGAATAACCTTTCTCCTGTTAGGAGGTGCTTTGGGTGGCGTGTGTTTCATGTGGGTCATTGGACATGTATATGAATCCAATGGCCCCCTGTCTTTCTTTTATGTCATACAGGCATATGGGATTCTTCTGTGTGCCTTAGTATTTATTCTGCATTTCTCTACGTGGGGTAAAGGGCACCGTTTCAAAGACCAAGTTAAAGAAGTGGTTGAGGTTGTAGATATCAAAGCAGTGAAACTTAATTTTGACGAAAAATCGGACAAGGAAAAGAATAATAAACAATGCAACTGA